In a genomic window of Leptolyngbya sp. SIO1E4:
- a CDS encoding RRXRR domain-containing protein → MQLRVPVIDSTGTPLMPTKPSRARRWVRDGKAEGRWNDAGIYYIRLIAKPSDRAIQPIHVGCDPGKSYSGIAVQSAQFTLYMAHLVLPFQRVKERLGAAVIKNGKVVKNVRGRALQRRVRRGRRINRKVPFRLRAHRQKRFNNRRQSKTPPSIWASRQMEIRVISELCKVFPVVSIVYEVVKADVDLTSGRKSAKSGKGFSPVMAAQYKAVDALSKLAPVVIRHGWQKDGNGTSQIRKQLGLIKDKQNKSNAKPETHAVDGIALAASQFVRYAPVDTGRDWIGDVTVTVAPFRVITRPAYFRRALHFDNPSKGNIRKRKGGTITPFGYRAGDKVQVTTKSQVLTGWVGGFTDTAKSKKVSVYDQHWKRLGQFGLKQIQLIRRSNKLCVV, encoded by the coding sequence ATGCAACTACGAGTACCAGTCATCGACAGCACCGGAACGCCGCTGATGCCAACAAAACCCAGTCGTGCACGGCGCTGGGTCAGGGACGGCAAGGCTGAAGGACGCTGGAATGATGCTGGCATCTACTATATTCGGCTGATCGCTAAACCATCAGACAGAGCTATTCAACCCATTCACGTAGGCTGTGACCCTGGCAAGTCCTATTCAGGAATTGCAGTGCAGTCAGCTCAGTTCACACTGTATATGGCTCACCTAGTCTTGCCATTTCAGCGAGTTAAAGAGCGTTTAGGTGCTGCCGTCATCAAGAACGGTAAAGTCGTTAAAAATGTTCGGGGCCGGGCGCTGCAGCGTCGGGTTAGACGTGGTAGACGAATTAACCGTAAGGTGCCGTTTCGTCTGAGAGCGCATCGTCAAAAGCGGTTCAACAATCGCCGTCAATCCAAGACGCCGCCGTCCATTTGGGCATCGCGTCAAATGGAGATTCGCGTTATCTCCGAACTATGCAAGGTGTTTCCGGTCGTGTCGATTGTCTACGAAGTCGTCAAAGCTGACGTAGATTTGACTAGCGGTCGCAAGAGTGCGAAGTCAGGAAAAGGCTTTAGCCCTGTCATGGCAGCGCAGTATAAAGCTGTTGATGCACTGTCTAAGCTCGCCCCCGTCGTCATTCGGCATGGCTGGCAAAAAGACGGCAACGGCACTAGCCAGATTCGGAAGCAATTAGGACTGATTAAGGACAAACAGAATAAGTCCAATGCCAAGCCTGAAACTCACGCAGTTGATGGCATTGCATTGGCGGCTAGTCAGTTTGTCCGATACGCTCCTGTCGATACCGGGCGTGATTGGATAGGTGATGTAACAGTGACAGTCGCGCCGTTTCGAGTTATCACGAGACCGGCTTACTTTCGTCGTGCCCTGCACTTCGACAATCCCAGCAAAGGCAATATCCGTAAACGCAAGGGCGGCACCATTACGCCGTTTGGTTACCGTGCTGGCGACAAAGTGCAAGTCACGACTAAAAGCCAAGTACTGACGGGATGGGTAGGTGGCTTCACTGACACTGCCAAGTCCAAGAAAGTCAGTGTCTACGACCAGCATTGGAAGCGACTTGGACAGTTCGGACTCAAGCAGATTCAACTCATTCGGAGGTCTAACAAATTATGCGTAGTTTGA
- a CDS encoding HU family DNA-binding protein, with protein MNKGELVDKVAEKSGVTKKEADAVLSATIDAIMETVSEGDKVTLVGFGSFERRDRKEREGRNPRTGETMVIPATKVPAFSAGKQFKEMTAV; from the coding sequence ATGAATAAAGGTGAGTTGGTTGATAAGGTGGCCGAGAAATCAGGCGTGACCAAAAAGGAGGCGGATGCAGTGCTTTCTGCCACTATTGACGCCATTATGGAAACCGTTTCTGAAGGCGATAAGGTGACGCTGGTGGGTTTTGGCTCCTTTGAGCGCCGCGATCGCAAGGAGCGGGAAGGTCGTAATCCCAGAACGGGTGAAACGATGGTCATCCCAGCGACGAAGGTGCCCGCCTTCTCTGCTGGCAAGCAATTCAAAGAGATGACGGCGGTCTAG
- a CDS encoding tyrosine-type recombinase/integrase translates to MRGSAKELSNTKIIEQWLYGRPRRTQDAYLRDVTQAMNFWDNPPLEAISLGCLQSYQTYLIEVLHLRAGSVKRKISSLRSLLKFAHEQEFIPRNPAIALRSPKVHENLHERILSPQQVRAIIAAAKPGRDRALLLLTYAIGARISEVCGILWKDFTPKPDGTAVVRLLGKRDKWRSVRVPAVVWSEIEALRGDASDEGRVFGLAPRQAHDVKKAAVLKSGAPAEASLHWLRHSAASHSLEAGAPIHVVRDSLGHASIQTTDKYLHSSPEESASDYLNL, encoded by the coding sequence ATGCGCGGATCAGCTAAAGAACTTAGTAACACCAAGATAATTGAGCAGTGGCTGTATGGCCGCCCCAGAAGGACACAAGACGCATACCTGCGTGACGTGACACAGGCTATGAACTTCTGGGACAATCCACCCCTGGAGGCAATATCGCTAGGGTGTTTGCAGTCCTATCAGACCTATCTAATCGAGGTACTGCATCTCAGGGCGGGTAGTGTTAAGCGAAAAATCAGCTCTCTCCGATCGCTGCTGAAGTTCGCTCACGAGCAAGAGTTCATCCCCCGCAACCCCGCGATCGCACTGCGGTCGCCAAAGGTTCATGAGAATTTGCATGAGCGCATCCTGAGCCCCCAGCAAGTTCGGGCAATCATTGCAGCGGCAAAGCCAGGGCGCGATCGCGCATTACTGCTACTCACTTACGCGATCGGGGCCCGGATTTCTGAGGTGTGCGGAATTCTATGGAAAGACTTTACGCCTAAGCCTGATGGCACCGCAGTGGTGAGGCTGCTGGGCAAGCGCGATAAGTGGAGATCGGTGCGGGTGCCTGCTGTGGTGTGGTCTGAGATAGAGGCGCTGCGAGGCGATGCATCAGATGAAGGCAGAGTTTTTGGTCTGGCGCCACGCCAGGCCCATGACGTGAAGAAAGCAGCAGTCCTCAAGTCTGGGGCTCCTGCAGAGGCATCACTACATTGGCTCCGTCATAGTGCAGCCAGTCATAGTCTGGAGGCCGGTGCGCCGATCCATGTTGTTCGGGATAGCTTGGGCCATGCCAGCATCCAAACGACGGACAAGTATCTGCACAGCTCCCCTGAGGAATCTGCGAGCGATTACCTGAACTTGTAG